The Actinomycetota bacterium genome window below encodes:
- the dnaE gene encoding DNA polymerase III subunit alpha has product MSFVHLHTHSVYSLLDGAAPLDKLVDKARECEMPALALTDHGYLYGAVEFFRRASEGGVKPIIGCEVYFTLGSRLDRSKKPDLYHLLLLAKNDEGFRNIKALVSAAAVEGFYYKPQVDIELLRKHSGGLIGTSACMSGVISKSLELGMVETAREWAIKYAGIFDDGDFYLEIQDQGITADNGVTQENLCAGIADLGRELGIPLVATNDVHYLSREDATTQDMLLCIGTGTTLDDANRMKFSNDEFYMKSAAEMSQLMSAYPEAVANTLEIAKKCSVNLEFDKIRLPIFPVPARVTQDEHLRSECIRGLEGRYGSTVPEDAMARLEMELNVIRESGFAPYFLIVADFVRWAKGKGIGVGPGRGSAAGSIIAWSLGITSLNPIENGLLFERFLNPERLEMPDIDIDFDDERRGEVIDYVKERYGEDKVAQIITFGTMKARAAVRDAGRVLGYPYGVPDRVSKMIVDDLKATIGSSLLQNPELREDYASNLDTKRILDAACALEGKVRGEGVHAAGVVICPDPVSEHVPVKYDTKGGAVITQWDGPTVAKLGLLKMDFLGLRTLTVIAGAVNNIKANHGVSIQIDDIPFDDKATFELLRRGDTMGVFQVESAGMRQLLKKMKPETFGDVVAILALYRPGPLGSGMVDDFVERKHGRRQITYYDDRLKPVLEETYGTVVYQEQVMRISMEMCGFSAAKADKLRKVMGKKQPEVLAQLKSDWVDGAAANGYDPALAERMWNDIEPFAEYAFNKSHSAAYGLITLQTAYLKAHYPAEYMAAVLTSYQGKTESIVKYVAECNRAGLNVLPPDVNSSLRDFTATSSGIRFGLAGIRGVGEGVVDKIVEARLEGGAFASLHDFCDRVDLGKVNRKTLEALVKAGAFDSTGYPRKQLMSLVDECVERASRRQRDRESGQVSMFDLFCELDDSHTEEIPAPNGQEWSQKMKLAFEKEMLGIYVTDHPLRSLAGNLSKVADHSVSDIDELQVGTFGWFAGVLTSIDRRPTKKGSMMAIVTLEDLGGAVETLFFPQMYEKYRDLVVEDAIVCIKAKVEEDDRGRKLIGFEAKPIDVNAPASLPGKIVVETSHSAIADGRFEHVKDLVERYPGVDTLEFHLQGSGSVKVFACGGVDRFANGLHAGLIELFGGSCVRPVR; this is encoded by the coding sequence GTGTCGTTTGTCCATCTTCATACACACTCGGTTTATTCACTTCTCGATGGTGCGGCTCCACTCGATAAGCTTGTAGATAAGGCTCGTGAATGCGAGATGCCCGCTTTGGCGCTGACCGATCACGGTTATTTGTATGGCGCTGTCGAGTTTTTCCGCAGGGCATCTGAAGGAGGAGTAAAGCCGATCATCGGGTGCGAGGTTTACTTCACGCTAGGCTCTCGTCTTGATAGAAGCAAGAAGCCCGATCTTTACCACCTGTTGCTGCTGGCGAAAAACGACGAAGGTTTTCGCAACATAAAAGCTCTCGTGAGCGCGGCTGCTGTAGAGGGCTTTTACTATAAACCTCAAGTTGACATCGAGCTTTTGCGCAAGCACTCCGGCGGTCTTATCGGCACTAGTGCATGCATGAGTGGAGTCATCTCCAAATCCCTTGAGCTCGGGATGGTGGAAACAGCCCGGGAGTGGGCGATCAAGTATGCGGGGATCTTTGACGACGGCGATTTTTACCTGGAGATACAGGACCAGGGAATCACCGCTGATAATGGAGTGACCCAGGAAAATCTGTGCGCGGGGATAGCTGATCTAGGACGTGAGCTCGGAATTCCTCTTGTGGCCACGAACGATGTGCACTACCTGTCTCGCGAAGACGCCACCACACAAGACATGCTGCTTTGCATCGGCACGGGAACAACGCTTGATGACGCGAACAGAATGAAGTTTTCAAACGATGAGTTTTACATGAAGTCCGCCGCCGAGATGAGCCAGTTGATGTCGGCTTATCCTGAGGCGGTGGCGAACACACTCGAAATCGCGAAGAAGTGCTCCGTCAACCTCGAGTTCGATAAGATACGACTCCCCATCTTTCCTGTCCCTGCCAGAGTGACCCAAGATGAGCACCTGAGGAGCGAGTGCATACGGGGGCTTGAGGGTCGCTATGGTTCGACTGTGCCAGAAGACGCCATGGCGAGATTAGAGATGGAGCTAAATGTAATCAGAGAAAGCGGATTCGCTCCCTACTTTCTCATAGTTGCCGACTTTGTTCGCTGGGCCAAGGGAAAAGGCATCGGCGTAGGTCCAGGGCGAGGGTCAGCTGCAGGCTCGATCATCGCCTGGTCGCTGGGTATCACGAGCCTAAATCCGATAGAAAATGGACTGCTCTTCGAGCGTTTTTTGAATCCCGAACGACTCGAGATGCCAGATATCGACATCGATTTTGATGATGAGCGCCGAGGGGAGGTTATCGATTACGTCAAAGAGAGATACGGGGAGGACAAGGTCGCGCAGATCATTACATTCGGCACGATGAAAGCGCGAGCCGCCGTTCGTGATGCCGGAAGAGTTTTGGGTTATCCATATGGAGTTCCCGATCGAGTCTCGAAAATGATAGTCGATGACCTGAAGGCGACGATAGGGTCGTCGCTACTCCAGAACCCTGAGCTCAGGGAAGACTATGCCAGCAACTTGGACACCAAGCGGATTTTAGACGCGGCTTGCGCTCTCGAAGGGAAAGTGCGCGGCGAAGGCGTACACGCCGCCGGTGTTGTGATATGCCCAGATCCGGTCTCGGAACACGTCCCCGTGAAGTACGACACGAAAGGTGGAGCCGTTATCACCCAGTGGGACGGCCCGACAGTCGCCAAACTCGGTTTGCTCAAAATGGACTTTCTCGGCCTTCGCACACTCACCGTTATCGCCGGAGCGGTAAACAACATCAAGGCCAATCATGGCGTGAGCATTCAGATCGACGATATCCCGTTCGATGACAAGGCTACATTCGAGCTGCTACGCCGAGGAGACACCATGGGCGTCTTTCAGGTTGAGTCAGCGGGGATGCGGCAGTTGCTCAAAAAGATGAAGCCCGAGACATTCGGTGATGTTGTTGCCATATTGGCGCTCTATCGCCCGGGGCCTTTGGGCTCAGGGATGGTGGACGACTTCGTTGAGCGCAAGCACGGCCGCAGACAGATTACATACTACGACGATCGGCTAAAACCGGTGCTCGAGGAGACCTACGGTACCGTGGTCTATCAGGAGCAGGTGATGCGCATCTCGATGGAGATGTGTGGCTTCTCGGCGGCGAAAGCGGACAAACTTCGCAAGGTCATGGGCAAAAAACAGCCGGAAGTTTTGGCGCAGCTAAAAAGTGACTGGGTAGACGGGGCGGCCGCCAATGGTTACGACCCCGCTTTGGCCGAGCGGATGTGGAACGATATCGAGCCGTTCGCCGAGTACGCTTTCAACAAGTCCCACTCCGCCGCGTACGGGCTGATAACCTTGCAGACCGCCTATCTCAAGGCTCATTATCCCGCGGAGTATATGGCTGCGGTGCTCACCAGCTATCAGGGAAAAACCGAGAGCATCGTCAAGTACGTTGCCGAGTGCAACAGGGCTGGCCTGAATGTTTTGCCGCCGGATGTGAACTCCTCGCTAAGGGACTTCACGGCGACATCGAGCGGAATTCGGTTTGGACTTGCCGGAATTCGCGGTGTGGGTGAGGGGGTGGTCGACAAGATCGTTGAGGCACGACTTGAAGGCGGAGCGTTTGCGTCGCTGCACGATTTTTGCGACCGGGTAGATCTGGGCAAGGTCAACAGAAAGACTCTGGAAGCGCTGGTTAAAGCCGGCGCTTTCGATTCGACAGGCTATCCGCGCAAGCAATTGATGTCGCTTGTCGATGAGTGTGTGGAGCGCGCGAGTCGGCGCCAGCGCGACCGTGAGAGCGGCCAGGTCTCAATGTTCGATCTGTTTTGCGAGCTCGATGATAGCCATACGGAAGAGATTCCTGCGCCAAATGGGCAGGAGTGGAGTCAGAAGATGAAGCTCGCCTTCGAGAAGGAGATGCTCGGGATATACGTCACCGATCACCCTTTGCGTTCTTTGGCTGGCAATCTCTCGAAGGTTGCGGATCATTCGGTCTCGGACATAGATGAGCTTCAGGTTGGCACCTTCGGCTGGTTTGCCGGAGTTCTTACATCAATCGACAGAAGGCCTACGAAAAAGGGCTCGATGATGGCGATAGTCACGCTGGAGGACCTCGGCGGCGCTGTCGAGACGCTCTTCTTCCCTCAGATGTATGAGAAATATCGGGATCTGGTAGTCGAGGACGCAATCGTCTGCATCAAGGCCAAAGTTGAGGAGGATGATCGGGGTCGAAAGCTCATCGGCTTTGAGGCGAAACCCATCGACGTCAATGCCCCGGCTTCTCTTCCCGGAAAGATCGTCGTTGAGACCAGCCACAGTGCAATCGCCGATGGACGCTTCGAGCACGTCAAAGACCTGGTGGAAAGATACCCGGGGGTTGACACTCTCGAGTTTCACCTGCAGGGTAGCGGTTCAGTGAAGGTTTTTGCGTGTGGCGGCGTGGATAGGTTCGCCAACGGGTTGCATGCCGGACTTATCGAGCTCTTTGGCGGCTCGTGTGTCCGTCCCGTGCGCTGA
- a CDS encoding fumarylacetoacetate hydrolase family protein: MRVVRVLRDSDFRYGLADDHCVTLISDNPFAAWEPEATLMLSEASLLTPVVPTKIVCVGLNYRGHAAELGQPLPEEPVIFLKPPTSINGPGGTIAIPAGVGRVDYEAELGVVIGRRTHNVTPAEASQNILGYTCANDVTARDIQKRDGQWTRAKGFDGFCPLGPWVETDVDPEDLLIQSIVNGQVRQEARTSEMIFDVYTLVSFISQVMTLVPGDVVLTGTPAGIGPISPGDTVEVKIEGIGSLVNTVV; encoded by the coding sequence ATGCGCGTCGTGCGGGTTTTGAGGGACAGCGACTTTCGTTATGGGCTGGCTGATGACCACTGCGTCACGCTCATCTCCGATAACCCATTCGCGGCCTGGGAGCCCGAGGCGACTCTGATGCTCAGCGAGGCATCACTTTTGACTCCGGTAGTGCCGACCAAGATAGTCTGTGTCGGCCTGAACTATCGAGGCCACGCCGCCGAGCTCGGCCAGCCGCTGCCTGAAGAGCCCGTTATCTTCCTCAAGCCCCCCACGTCGATAAACGGCCCCGGAGGCACAATTGCAATTCCTGCCGGGGTCGGTCGTGTCGACTACGAGGCGGAACTTGGTGTGGTCATCGGCCGCAGGACCCACAATGTCACCCCCGCCGAGGCCAGTCAAAACATCCTTGGATACACCTGTGCCAACGACGTGACCGCCAGGGATATTCAGAAGCGCGACGGGCAGTGGACCCGCGCGAAGGGGTTTGACGGGTTTTGCCCCTTAGGCCCGTGGGTGGAGACCGACGTGGATCCTGAAGATTTGCTGATCCAGAGTATCGTCAACGGCCAAGTGAGGCAGGAGGCTCGCACTAGCGAGATGATTTTCGACGTCTACACGCTCGTATCATTCATCAGCCAGGTTATGACACTGGTTCCAGGTGACGTCGTCTTGACAGGAACGCCTGCCGGGATAGGCCCAATTTCGCCGGGAGACACCGTCGAGGTAAAGATCGAGGGCATCGGCTCTCTCGTAAACACTGTCGTTTGA
- the cimA gene encoding citramalate synthase, translating to MITLYDTTLRDGTQREGLSLSAEDKVRIALRLDDLGIHYIEGGYPGSNPKDAEFFRRVRDVKFENAVITAFGSTCRKGLSADSDPGLQALLETDCATLCIFGKAWDLHVTEALGTTLAENIRMVHDSVAFLKAQGRQVFFDAEHFFDGYARNAGYAIEVCQAAQAAGADAIVLCDTNGGTMPHQVLSAVTAVSLMLDAPLGIHAHNDTGCAIANSLIAVEAGATHVQGTANGYGERAGNADLLTIIPSLVLKMGKECITPDQLKLITEVSHFISETANLSPYPHQPYVGSSAFAHKGGVHASAAAKLPEAYEHIDPAAVGNLARVVVSELAGRASLTMKAREMGIDLTGDQEVVSSALDSIKHLEHKGYSFETADGSLEILLRKKLGTHEPLFRLETFRCIMDKREDGKVATEATIKIHIGGHRYIATAEGNGPVNALDNALRMAIGRFYPRLEDFELTDFKVRVLDEKKGTGAVTRVLIETSDGGKSWGTVGVSENIIEASWEALVDSVEYGLIHPPGEHPHSGDESVT from the coding sequence ATGATTACCCTATACGACACCACATTGCGGGACGGCACGCAAAGAGAGGGACTCTCCCTCTCCGCCGAGGACAAGGTGCGAATCGCCTTGCGCCTCGATGACCTGGGCATCCATTACATTGAGGGCGGCTATCCCGGTTCGAATCCCAAGGACGCCGAGTTTTTCCGGCGGGTTCGTGACGTCAAGTTCGAGAACGCCGTCATCACCGCGTTCGGCTCGACATGCAGAAAGGGTCTCTCGGCGGACTCGGATCCCGGGCTTCAGGCCTTGCTCGAGACAGATTGCGCCACTTTGTGCATCTTCGGTAAGGCATGGGACCTTCATGTGACTGAGGCCCTGGGCACAACCCTGGCCGAAAATATCCGCATGGTGCATGACAGTGTCGCGTTTCTCAAAGCGCAAGGCAGGCAGGTGTTTTTCGACGCCGAGCACTTCTTCGACGGGTATGCCCGAAACGCAGGATACGCCATTGAGGTGTGTCAAGCCGCGCAGGCGGCCGGCGCGGACGCCATTGTCTTGTGTGACACGAACGGCGGCACGATGCCGCATCAGGTTCTCTCGGCGGTGACCGCGGTCTCATTGATGCTGGATGCGCCACTAGGCATTCACGCGCACAACGATACGGGCTGTGCGATTGCCAACTCGCTGATCGCGGTCGAGGCGGGCGCGACCCACGTGCAGGGGACCGCCAACGGGTACGGCGAACGAGCCGGAAACGCCGATCTGCTTACGATAATCCCGTCGCTCGTCTTGAAGATGGGCAAGGAGTGCATCACTCCCGATCAACTCAAGCTGATCACCGAGGTCAGCCACTTCATCTCCGAGACAGCCAACCTGTCGCCATACCCGCACCAGCCGTACGTGGGCTCCTCGGCGTTCGCACACAAAGGCGGCGTTCATGCGAGCGCGGCCGCGAAACTCCCCGAGGCATACGAGCACATCGATCCGGCGGCTGTGGGTAACCTCGCCAGGGTGGTGGTCAGTGAACTTGCGGGCAGGGCCTCGCTTACCATGAAGGCCCGCGAGATGGGGATCGATCTTACGGGCGATCAAGAGGTTGTTTCCTCGGCGCTTGACAGCATCAAGCACCTTGAGCACAAAGGATACAGCTTTGAGACAGCGGACGGCTCGCTTGAGATACTGCTGCGCAAGAAGCTCGGCACGCACGAGCCGCTTTTCCGCCTAGAAACGTTCCGGTGCATCATGGACAAACGCGAGGACGGCAAGGTTGCCACCGAGGCTACAATCAAGATTCACATCGGTGGTCACAGATATATCGCCACCGCCGAGGGCAACGGGCCTGTCAATGCTCTTGATAACGCCTTGCGCATGGCAATTGGCCGCTTCTATCCGCGCCTCGAGGACTTTGAGCTGACCGATTTCAAGGTTCGTGTCCTTGATGAGAAAAAGGGTACCGGGGCTGTCACCCGGGTTCTTATCGAGACGAGCGACGGCGGGAAGAGCTGGGGCACCGTCGGGGTCAGCGAGAACATTATCGAGGCCTCATGGGAAGCGCTCGTCGACTCGGTCGAGTACGGACTTATCCATCCTCCAGGCGAGCACCCTCATTCCGGCGACGAAAGTGTGACCTGA
- a CDS encoding branched-chain amino acid transaminase: MALTKVDKIWMDGELVDWDKANVHVLTHALHYGSGVFEGIRCYETASGPAVFRLTEHMERLESSAAMLLMDIDHTVEEMVEAVKDVIRVNGLRSCYVRPLVFRGYGVMGLDPLPAPVSMAIAAWPWETYLGEEALLHGVAVGVSSWRQRGINSTPPAIKATGQYINSSLARIEANRHGYAEAVLLNEEGKVCEGTGENLFIVKKGVIHTPPVSDGILEGITRDSIMTIARNLGHEVRESSLVRTDLYTADEMFMTGSAAEVVPVHSVDGRRIGEPGPVTLGLQDYFFRVVQGKEPAYAAWLEHV; the protein is encoded by the coding sequence ATGGCGCTGACAAAAGTCGACAAGATCTGGATGGACGGCGAGCTGGTCGATTGGGACAAGGCTAATGTCCATGTCCTGACGCACGCACTCCACTATGGCTCCGGGGTTTTTGAGGGCATTCGCTGCTACGAGACCGCTTCGGGCCCGGCGGTGTTTCGCCTGACCGAACATATGGAGCGTCTGGAGAGCAGCGCCGCGATGCTGCTCATGGATATCGACCATACGGTCGAAGAGATGGTCGAGGCGGTCAAAGATGTTATCCGCGTCAACGGCTTGCGCTCATGCTATGTTCGCCCGCTCGTGTTCCGGGGATATGGGGTGATGGGACTGGATCCTTTGCCGGCTCCCGTCAGCATGGCCATCGCGGCCTGGCCCTGGGAGACCTACCTCGGCGAAGAAGCGCTTCTTCATGGCGTGGCCGTCGGTGTGTCGAGTTGGCGTCAGCGCGGCATCAATTCGACTCCTCCGGCGATAAAGGCCACCGGACAGTACATCAACTCCTCGCTCGCCAGGATCGAGGCGAACAGACACGGGTACGCCGAGGCGGTCTTGCTCAACGAGGAGGGGAAAGTGTGTGAAGGCACCGGCGAGAATCTCTTCATCGTCAAGAAGGGAGTTATCCATACTCCTCCCGTCTCCGACGGCATCCTCGAGGGCATCACTCGCGATAGCATAATGACGATCGCTCGCAATCTGGGCCACGAGGTCAGGGAGAGTTCGCTTGTCCGCACAGACCTCTACACCGCCGATGAGATGTTCATGACCGGCTCGGCGGCCGAAGTCGTGCCCGTTCACTCGGTCGACGGCCGTAGGATCGGAGAGCCCGGACCCGTTACCCTCGGCCTGCAGGATTACTTCTTCAGGGTCGTGCAAGGCAAGGAGCCGGCTTATGCGGCCTGGTTGGAGCATGTGTAG
- the leuB gene encoding 3-isopropylmalate dehydrogenase codes for MCRGGFVVTTHRICLLPGDGIGPEITVEALKVLRATETRENVRFEIAEALLGGIAIDETGVPLPDETLEAAKEADAVLLAAIGGPKWDTTDPDKPRPEQGLLGIRKELGLYANLRPVKLFSALKSASTLKDEVLQGVDMLIVRELTGGLYFGKRARERGVQGAASDGGPGQRAYDTMEYHEFEVERIARVAFRSARDRRGCVHSVDKANVLESSRMWREVVHRVHAEEFPDVTLHDQLVDNTAMQLIKWPAQFDVIVTENMFGDILSDEASMLTGSLGMLASASLGDTSALYEPGHGSAPDIAGEKIANPLAMLLSVELMLRHSFGMHASADALSAAIERVLDEGWRTRDIADSGTPAAKVIGTEEMGDLVTAAYLGS; via the coding sequence ATCTGTCGAGGAGGTTTTGTTGTGACCACCCACCGCATTTGCCTGTTGCCTGGAGATGGTATCGGTCCTGAGATCACCGTTGAGGCGCTGAAGGTCCTGCGCGCCACGGAAACCCGCGAAAACGTGCGGTTCGAGATCGCCGAGGCGCTTCTCGGCGGCATCGCCATCGATGAGACGGGCGTGCCTTTGCCCGATGAAACTCTCGAAGCCGCGAAAGAGGCGGATGCGGTGCTCCTAGCCGCTATAGGCGGCCCAAAGTGGGATACGACAGATCCGGACAAGCCCCGGCCGGAGCAGGGGCTTCTCGGCATACGCAAGGAACTTGGCCTGTACGCCAACTTGCGTCCCGTCAAGCTGTTTTCCGCCCTGAAAAGCGCCTCGACCCTCAAAGACGAGGTGCTTCAAGGAGTCGACATGCTGATCGTGCGTGAGCTTACCGGCGGGCTGTACTTCGGGAAGCGGGCGCGCGAGAGAGGCGTTCAGGGTGCCGCGAGCGACGGCGGGCCTGGTCAGCGGGCGTACGACACGATGGAGTACCATGAGTTCGAAGTCGAGCGCATAGCCCGCGTGGCGTTTCGATCAGCACGCGATAGGCGCGGCTGCGTCCATTCGGTGGACAAGGCAAATGTGCTCGAATCGAGCCGCATGTGGCGCGAGGTCGTCCATCGCGTACACGCCGAGGAGTTTCCAGATGTAACCTTGCACGACCAGTTGGTTGACAACACGGCGATGCAGCTTATCAAGTGGCCGGCGCAGTTCGATGTCATCGTAACCGAGAACATGTTCGGCGACATCCTCTCAGACGAGGCTTCGATGCTGACCGGATCGCTCGGGATGCTCGCGAGCGCGTCTCTCGGCGACACATCAGCGCTGTACGAGCCCGGTCACGGCAGTGCGCCCGATATCGCCGGAGAAAAGATCGCGAACCCGCTCGCGATGCTGCTCTCAGTCGAGCTGATGCTGCGTCACTCCTTTGGTATGCACGCGTCCGCCGATGCCCTTTCCGCCGCGATCGAGCGCGTCCTTGACGAGGGTTGGCGCACACGGGATATCGCTGATAGCGGCACGCCAGCCGCCAAGGTAATTGGCACCGAAGAGATGGGCGACCTTGTGACCGCCGCGTATCTCGGAAGTTAG
- a CDS encoding glycosyltransferase family 4 protein: protein MTGTSTTAKRPLRVLVVTLGRFGGVTEYGWMMTKALAAHCEVAAVYSASAENRRKWEALDVPRLKVPTFASIPGMLLSFLDLPRFARIWRFAREFEPDIIYYPGGHAFKPVLDMVLPRRARIVLTVHDPQLHEGEDSLLFRLLDSVNRIRVHGYVLLNETQREGFIARRQLDPDAVTVIPLGVFDDLPQSSAAQNTDSRRDLLFIGRIRPYKGIGVLLRAFRDAKIDPSIRLVIAGDGAFSAEESALLREVAHRDVRVINRWLEPEEIPELVAQARFVVLPYTSATQSGIVPLSSAFGVPAIASATGGIVEQVENGITGLLFPAGDPAALASAIEQAYSMDDESYLRMSNECREHATRKWAWDGLAARLLEFMRKL, encoded by the coding sequence ATGACCGGCACTAGCACTACCGCGAAGCGGCCATTACGTGTGCTCGTCGTGACGCTGGGCAGATTTGGTGGTGTCACCGAGTACGGCTGGATGATGACCAAAGCGCTTGCGGCTCACTGTGAGGTCGCGGCGGTGTACTCCGCCTCGGCGGAAAATCGCCGGAAGTGGGAGGCGCTCGACGTCCCCAGGCTCAAGGTCCCCACGTTTGCCAGCATTCCGGGGATGCTGCTGTCGTTCCTGGATCTTCCGCGCTTCGCTCGCATCTGGCGTTTTGCCCGCGAGTTCGAGCCCGATATCATCTACTACCCCGGCGGACACGCGTTCAAGCCGGTGCTCGACATGGTATTGCCGCGCCGAGCCAGGATCGTGCTGACCGTCCACGATCCGCAGTTGCACGAAGGCGAGGACTCGCTGCTCTTCAGGCTGCTCGACTCCGTAAACCGCATACGCGTCCACGGGTATGTCCTTCTCAACGAAACGCAGCGCGAAGGATTTATCGCCCGCCGCCAACTGGATCCGGACGCAGTTACGGTAATTCCGCTTGGAGTTTTCGACGATCTGCCGCAGTCAAGCGCAGCGCAGAACACCGATTCCCGCCGAGACCTGCTCTTCATCGGTCGCATCAGGCCCTACAAGGGCATCGGCGTGCTGCTTCGTGCGTTTCGCGACGCGAAGATCGACCCCTCCATCCGTCTTGTGATCGCGGGCGACGGCGCCTTTTCCGCCGAGGAGTCCGCGTTGCTGCGTGAAGTGGCTCACCGCGATGTGCGGGTGATCAACCGGTGGCTCGAGCCCGAAGAGATCCCTGAGCTGGTCGCGCAGGCGAGGTTCGTGGTTCTACCCTACACTTCCGCGACCCAGTCGGGGATCGTTCCGCTCTCTTCCGCCTTCGGGGTACCAGCGATCGCCTCCGCTACAGGAGGCATTGTCGAGCAGGTCGAAAACGGGATCACGGGACTGCTCTTTCCCGCCGGCGACCCGGCCGCGCTTGCCTCGGCTATCGAACAAGCCTACTCGATGGACGACGAGTCTTACCTGCGCATGTCCAACGAGTGCCGCGAGCATGCCACGCGAAAGTGGGCGTGGGACGGTCTGGCCGCAAGGCTCTTGGAGTTCATGCGCAAGCTATAG
- a CDS encoding glycosyltransferase, which produces MSELAKECFDKTPVRFSVVIVCLNAEKYIGEALGSVIEQDYPSFELVVIDGGSTDGTLAVIDGYQKRRPELFRLVCEKDNGIYDAMNKGLALARGDYVVYLGADDRMTPDALAVVATAAEKHGHPQIICGATRVFGHGSAWEEPARSFRGSGIPKRAPSRHQSIYVAREALVAIGGFDLSWRIASDYEAYLRLVERGAEELLIPEILSEFRLGGVSSTLCLATATEYREIRVAHGAHPVFQWLVMVKSLTAVAVFGVLRRFSSARRKGS; this is translated from the coding sequence ATGAGCGAGCTTGCAAAGGAGTGTTTCGATAAAACGCCGGTGCGCTTTTCGGTGGTCATTGTTTGCCTGAACGCCGAGAAATACATCGGAGAGGCGCTTGGATCCGTCATCGAGCAGGATTATCCCTCGTTTGAGCTCGTTGTAATCGACGGTGGATCCACCGATGGGACTCTTGCGGTGATAGACGGCTACCAGAAGCGACGCCCCGAGCTGTTTCGCCTGGTTTGCGAGAAGGACAACGGCATCTACGACGCGATGAACAAGGGGCTTGCCCTGGCACGCGGGGATTACGTGGTTTATCTCGGCGCCGATGACAGGATGACGCCGGACGCGCTGGCGGTTGTGGCGACCGCAGCCGAAAAACACGGCCACCCGCAGATCATCTGCGGCGCGACCAGGGTTTTCGGGCATGGTAGTGCCTGGGAGGAGCCCGCGCGATCTTTTCGTGGCAGCGGCATACCCAAGAGGGCGCCATCCAGGCATCAGTCAATATATGTCGCCCGGGAAGCACTTGTGGCCATAGGCGGCTTCGATCTCTCCTGGCGCATCGCTTCTGATTACGAAGCCTACCTGCGGCTTGTCGAGCGCGGCGCCGAGGAGTTGCTCATTCCGGAGATACTCTCGGAGTTTCGGCTTGGCGGTGTGAGCTCTACGCTTTGCCTGGCAACCGCGACCGAGTATCGGGAGATCCGAGTGGCGCACGGCGCGCATCCGGTTTTCCAATGGCTCGTCATGGTGAAATCACTTACAGCTGTCGCGGTGTTTGGCGTGCTGAGACGCTTCTCCTCGGCAAGAAGGAAAGGCTCATGA
- a CDS encoding glycosyltransferase: protein MTTVPVTVEAFLLPFAKHFRSLGWRIDVLTKSATQRPGIAASFDTLYDITWSRNPLALADHFDTWNRVRRIVVEGGYQVVHAHTPIAAFITRFALRSIDPENRPVIIYTAHGFHFYKGQPLLGHTAFKALEATAAPWTDYLVTINEEDYASAKLFKGISQEKIRLIPGIGVDTEIFSQSAVPVGEAERIRRELNVDSDAFLIAMVAEFSPVKRHEHLLRALAMTRDSRIVTVFAGSGDLEPRLRQLAEELGVASRVRWAGFRNDIPALLAASDVLTLVSEREGLPRSILEAMSMGVPVIGTQTRGITDAVGDTGWIVAKHDVEALASAIDAVAADRSEVRRKGALAQHRAREEFAIADVLSAYEALYAEALKPA, encoded by the coding sequence GTGACAACCGTGCCGGTCACGGTGGAGGCTTTTTTGCTGCCGTTTGCCAAGCACTTCAGGTCCTTGGGCTGGCGAATCGATGTGCTCACCAAATCAGCTACTCAGCGTCCCGGTATCGCTGCTTCCTTCGACACCCTCTATGACATCACGTGGAGCCGCAATCCGCTTGCGCTCGCTGACCACTTCGACACTTGGAATCGAGTCCGCCGAATCGTGGTGGAAGGCGGCTACCAGGTGGTGCACGCGCACACCCCTATCGCGGCTTTTATCACTCGCTTCGCGCTGCGGTCCATAGATCCGGAAAACAGGCCGGTGATCATTTACACGGCACACGGGTTCCATTTCTACAAGGGACAGCCGCTTCTCGGCCACACAGCCTTCAAGGCGCTTGAGGCCACCGCCGCACCATGGACTGACTATCTCGTGACAATCAACGAAGAGGACTACGCCTCGGCGAAGCTCTTCAAGGGTATTAGCCAGGAAAAAATTCGCCTGATTCCGGGAATCGGAGTCGACACCGAAATCTTCTCGCAAAGTGCCGTGCCGGTCGGTGAAGCGGAGCGGATCCGCCGAGAGCTGAATGTGGACTCAGACGCTTTCCTGATTGCGATGGTCGCCGAGTTTTCGCCGGTCAAGCGACATGAGCACCTGTTGCGAGCACTGGCAATGACGCGCGATAGCCGGATTGTCACCGTCTTTGCCGGAAGTGGCGACCTCGAACCGCGTTTGCGGCAGCTGGCAGAGGAGCTCGGAGTGGCCAGTCGTGTGCGATGGGCCGGGTTTCGAAACGACATCCCCGCACTTCTCGCGGCGAGCGACGTGCTGACGCTAGTTTCCGAGAGAGAGGGCCTGCCGCGCTCGATTCTGGAAGCGATGTCGATGGGCGTTCCTGTCATCGGGACGCAAACGCGAGGCATCACTGATGCCGTGGGCGACACAGGCTGGATCGTCGCCAAGCACGACGTGGAGGCATTAGCCAGCGCGATAGACGCTGTGGCCGCCGACCGCTCCGAAGTGCGCCGTAAAGGAGCGCTCGCGCAGCACAGGGCCCGTGAGGAGTTCGCGATCGCGGATGTTTTGTCCGCATACGAAGCGCTCTACGCCGAGGCGCTCAAGCCCGCTTAG